AGTTTCCTTCTTTTACATTACTGCTCAGTAATATACTGATGGGGCGACCTACGATATTACTCCTCCCGATCACGATCGCATGTTTACCTTTTGTTTGAACATTGAAATGTTCAAGCATTAACATGATGCCGTAAGGTGTTGCCGGAATAAAAGTGGAAAGTCCTTGCACGAGTTTACCTACATTGATCGGGTGAAATCCATCCACATCTTTAGAAGGGTCGATCGCTTCGATCACTTTTTGTTCACTGATCTGTTTAGGTAATGGCAATTGAACCAGAATACCATCAATGGCAGGGTCGTTATTCAGTGAATGAATGGTAGATAGCAATGCGGCTTCATCAATATTTTCGGATAGTCTGATCAGGGTAGATTCGAAGCCTGTTTCTTCGCAGTTTTTGACTTTACTCGCCACATAGGTTTCGCTGGCACCATTATTACCCACTAAAATGGCTGCTAAATGTGGTTTTCGTTTGCCTTCGGCTGCCAACTGAGCGGTTTTGAGTTTGAGGGATTCCTTAACTGCTGCGGCTGCTATTTTTCCATCTAATACTAACA
Above is a genomic segment from Sediminibacterium sp. KACHI17 containing:
- a CDS encoding bifunctional 5,10-methylenetetrahydrofolate dehydrogenase/5,10-methenyltetrahydrofolate cyclohydrolase gives rise to the protein MLVLDGKIAAAAVKESLKLKTAQLAAEGKRKPHLAAILVGNNGASETYVASKVKNCEETGFESTLIRLSENIDEAALLSTIHSLNNDPAIDGILVQLPLPKQISEQKVIEAIDPSKDVDGFHPINVGKLVQGLSTFIPATPYGIMLMLEHFNVQTKGKHAIVIGRSNIVGRPISILLSSNVKEGNCTVTVCHSHTPNLKELCLQGDIIVAALGRPGFVTAEMVKPGAVIIDVGITRVEDPTAKKGFRIKGDVAYEEVAAKASAITPVPGGVGLMTIAGLLKNTMQAYEQRVNRS